The Hymenobacter swuensis DY53 genome includes the window ACCCCTCCTTTCCAAGGAGGGGAACTAGTTTTTAGCTTCTAGTTCTCGTATCATTCAGCATACTAATGCTCAGTCGGCTCGGGGGCTTTTGCACTCACGGACGGAATGACGTCGGGGCCTTTTTTGTCGGTGCGGTGGCTTTGGCGTTCTTCCTGGATGTGGCGCAGGTACTTGGTCACGTCGCCTGTCGGGTACTGGCCGGTGAAGCAGGCGAAGCAGCTGCCGCCGTGGCCTTTCTCTTCGGAAAACAGCGCCTGCAAGTCCTCCACCGACTGGTAAATCACCTTGTCGGCCTCAATGTAACGGCAGATTTCCTCCTCCGTGTAGTTGGCCGCAATCAGCTCGGTGCTCATGGCCATGTCGATGCCATAGATGCAGGGCGCAATGATGGGCGGGGCGCTGCTGATGAAGTACACCTCGGCGGCCCCGGCTTCGCGCAGAATGCGCACGATGCGCCGCGACGTGGTGCCGCGCACGATGCTGTCATCGACCACGGCCACTTTTTTGCCTTCCACAAACTCGCGGATGGGGTTGAGCTTTTTCTTGACGATGTCCTCGCGGCCAGCTTGGCTGCTCACAATGAAAGAGCGGCCCATGTGGTTGTTCTTCACCAGCGCCCGGCGGTAGGGCACGCCAATGGCCTCGGCCAGCCCCGACGCCGAGAAGTAGCCCGACGACGGCACGTCAATCACCATATCCGGCTGAATACCCGACTCGATAACCTTCTTGGCCAGCATCTTGCCCAGCCGCACCCGCTCACGGGCCACCAGCCGGCCATGAATGGTGGAATCCTCGCGGGCGAAGTAGATGTGCTCGAACACGCAGAAGTTCTTCGGCTGCTCCTGCGGGTTTTTGTGGTGCACCTTGAAATCCTTGTCGATGAACACCGCCTGACCCGGGCCTACGTTTTCCACGAACTCAAAGCCTAAGTAATCAAAGCAGGTGCTTTCGGAGGCGAAGGCGAAGACGGGGCCGCGCTCGGTTTCGCGGCGGCCCAGCACCAGCGGCCGGATGCCCAGCGGATCGTTGAAGGCCAGCAGGCCGTGGCCGGCAATGATGGTGATAGTCGCGTAGGCCCCCTTCACCAGCTCCTGCGTCGTCTCCACGGCGTCGAAAATGTCGATAACCGAGAGGTTGTCGAGGTTTTTCAGGCGCAGCTCCGAGGCGAAGGTGTACATGATCAGCTCCAGGTCGTTGCTGGTTTTGGGCAGCACGTGGTACTTCTCATGCAGGCGCTTGGCGGCCGAGCGGAAGTTGATGACGTTGCCGTTGTGCACCATCGACAGCCCAAACGGGTAGCTGGTGGTAAACGGCTGCGCCAGCTCGGCATCACCGGAGCCCTGGGTGGTGTAGCGGGCGTGCCCGATGCCGATGTTGCCCTTCAGCTTCTTGAGCTGCTTGGGGCGGAACACATCGGAGATGAGCCCGTTGCCCTTGCAGAGGTGGAAGTTGTCGTCGAAGGTGGCAATGCCGGCGGCATCCTGGCCGCGGTGCTGGAGCGCGGTGAGGCCGAACACGATATCGTGCGCAACATCATCAGGACCGTAAAAACCTACTATTCCGCACATGTTGAGTTGTCAGTTGTCAGTTGCCCGTTGCCGGGCCGCTGGGGGTGGTGGGTGGGGTGGTGATGTTCTAACGATTCGCCTCACCCCCCGGCCCCCTCTCCTGCAGAGAGGGGGAGCCAGACGACAATGGCGTTGAATGAACGGTGGCCGCAGCCGCTGCAGAAACTGTTGTTGGGGCCAGTTGCTGCTTGATGAGCTGCGCCAGGGTTTCGGCGTACACGCGGTGCTCCACGGCCAGGCCGCGGCGCTCCACTTCAGCCAGGGTGTCGGCTCCGCGCAGGTTCACCGGGTGCTGGGCCAGGATGGGGCCGGTATCGAGGCCTTCGTCCACCAAATGCACCGTGATTTTGGTTTCGGGCAGGCGGTTGTCGAAGGCCCACTCGTAGGCGTGCAGGCCCTGGTGCTGGTGCGTGTCGGCGGGGTGAATGTTGAGGATGCGGCCCGCAAACGCCCGGATAAACGTGGGCGACAGAATGCGCATGTAGCCGGCCAGCACCACGTAATCGGGCTGATATTGGCGCAGCACGTCCACCACCTCGGCGTCGAACTCGGCCCGCTTGCGGCCCTGGCTGCTGCGGCTGGCGGTGGGGCAGCCCAGCGCGGCGGCCGTGGCCAGCCCGGGCGCGTCGGGCACGTTGCTGAATACCACGGCTACTTCGGCCAGCTCCTGCAGCACGCCGTGTTGCACGGCGTTTACCAGGGCCACCATGTTGGAGCCCCGGCCCGACAGCAGAATGGCCAGGCGCGCTTTGCGGGTGCTATGGTTACCAGTTGCCTGCAAGGGTCGGTTCCGGCCGCTGGCCGATGTCGGTGCGGATGTACACATCCTGGAAGTTCACTTTTTCTGCCTCGCGGTACACGTGCTGTACGGCGTCCTCCAGCTCCTCGCCGTGGCCCACCAGCACCAGCACCCGGCCGCCGTTGGTTACCAGCTCGCCGGTTTCGGTGCGCTTGGTGGCGCCGTGGAAAGCCAGGATGCTGGGGTGCAGCTGGTCGAGGCCGGTGATGGGGAAGCCGGTTGGGAAGCTGGCGGCGGGGTAACCGCCCGAAGCCAGCACCACGCCCACGTAGTGGCCGCGCCGCTGGCGCACTACCGTTTGCTGCAGCGTGCCATCGAGGGTGGCCTCAATCAGCTCCAGCAGGCTGCTCTCCAGGGCGGGCAGTAGCACTTCGGCTTCGGGGTCGCCGAGGCGGGTGTTGTATTCCAGCAGTTTCGGGCCCTGGGGCGTGAGCATGATGCCAAAGTACAGGAAGCCGTTGAAATCGAACTGCTCGTTTTGCAGCCCGCGCAGCGTGGGGTCCACAATATCGGTGCGGATGGCGGCCAGCACGTTGTCGTCGGCGAACGGGACGGGGCAGTAGGCACCCATGCCGCCGGTGTTGGGGCCCTGGTCGCCGGCCAGCAGCTGCTTGTGGTCCTGGGAGGGGCTGAGCAGCCGGATGCGGTTGCCGTCGGTGATGCCAATGATGCTGATTTCGGGGCCGGTGAGCTTTTCTTCAAGCAAGAAGCTAAACCAGCCGCTGTGCAGGCGGGCCAAATCATCGAGGGCGGCGTGGGCTTCTTCTACCGAGGAGCACACGTACACGCCTTTGCCGGCGGCCAGCCCGTCAAACTTCACCACCACGTCGCCGTTCAGCTCGGCGGCTTTGGCGCGGGCGGCTTCCATCTTGTCGCTGCGGAACTGCCACGACAGGGCCGTCGCCACGCCGTGGCGACGCATGAAATCCTTGCTCCACACCTTGGAGCTTTCCAACGTAGCCCCCGCCCGACCCGGCCCAAACACCCGGATATCGGAGCCCTGGAAGAAGTCGGTTACGCCCGCCGCCAGCGGGGCCTCTGGGCCTACCACCACCAGCTTCACGCCATTTTCTTCGCAAAAGGTTTTGATGGCCGGGAAGTCAGTGGCGCTGATTTCGGGGTGGCTGTTGGGGATGCCGGCGTTGCCGGGCAGCACGTGCACGGTGGCGCCGTCGCGGGCCAGCTTCCACGCCATGGCGTGTT containing:
- the purN gene encoding phosphoribosylglycinamide formyltransferase, producing MQATGNHSTRKARLAILLSGRGSNMVALVNAVQHGVLQELAEVAVVFSNVPDAPGLATAAALGCPTASRSSQGRKRAEFDAEVVDVLRQYQPDYVVLAGYMRILSPTFIRAFAGRILNIHPADTHQHQGLHAYEWAFDNRLPETKITVHLVDEGLDTGPILAQHPVNLRGADTLAEVERRGLAVEHRVYAETLAQLIKQQLAPTTVSAAAAATVHSTPLSSGSPSLQERGPGGEANR
- the purD gene encoding phosphoribosylamine--glycine ligase, which produces MTNSKPIVLLGGGGREHAMAWKLARDGATVHVLPGNAGIPNSHPEISATDFPAIKTFCEENGVKLVVVGPEAPLAAGVTDFFQGSDIRVFGPGRAGATLESSKVWSKDFMRRHGVATALSWQFRSDKMEAARAKAAELNGDVVVKFDGLAAGKGVYVCSSVEEAHAALDDLARLHSGWFSFLLEEKLTGPEISIIGITDGNRIRLLSPSQDHKQLLAGDQGPNTGGMGAYCPVPFADDNVLAAIRTDIVDPTLRGLQNEQFDFNGFLYFGIMLTPQGPKLLEYNTRLGDPEAEVLLPALESSLLELIEATLDGTLQQTVVRQRRGHYVGVVLASGGYPAASFPTGFPITGLDQLHPSILAFHGATKRTETGELVTNGGRVLVLVGHGEELEDAVQHVYREAEKVNFQDVYIRTDIGQRPEPTLAGNW
- the purF gene encoding amidophosphoribosyltransferase, with translation MCGIVGFYGPDDVAHDIVFGLTALQHRGQDAAGIATFDDNFHLCKGNGLISDVFRPKQLKKLKGNIGIGHARYTTQGSGDAELAQPFTTSYPFGLSMVHNGNVINFRSAAKRLHEKYHVLPKTSNDLELIMYTFASELRLKNLDNLSVIDIFDAVETTQELVKGAYATITIIAGHGLLAFNDPLGIRPLVLGRRETERGPVFAFASESTCFDYLGFEFVENVGPGQAVFIDKDFKVHHKNPQEQPKNFCVFEHIYFAREDSTIHGRLVARERVRLGKMLAKKVIESGIQPDMVIDVPSSGYFSASGLAEAIGVPYRRALVKNNHMGRSFIVSSQAGREDIVKKKLNPIREFVEGKKVAVVDDSIVRGTTSRRIVRILREAGAAEVYFISSAPPIIAPCIYGIDMAMSTELIAANYTEEEICRYIEADKVIYQSVEDLQALFSEEKGHGGSCFACFTGQYPTGDVTKYLRHIQEERQSHRTDKKGPDVIPSVSAKAPEPTEH